The Lachnospiraceae bacterium KM106-2 nucleotide sequence ATATTGCAATATTGCTTGTTATGGTAACTTTGATCATTTTTGCAATCGTCGCAAATCGAGTTATTAAAAATGCTGACCCAACAAAGCCACCAGGCGGATTTTTGAATATCGTTGAGATAATCGTTGAGAAGATTGATGGATTAACAGTGGCAAACATGGGCGAAGAACATGGCTACAAATTTGCGAACTGGATTGGAACCTTGTTTATATTCTTGCTTTTATCGAATATATCAGGTTTATTTGGATTAAGACCACCAACAGCTGATTATGGTGTAACCTTATCGCTAGGTCTTATTACATTCTTCTTGATTCATTACAATGGTTTCAAATATCAAAAGTTTGGCCATATTACAGGACTATTTCAACCGATTCCGTTGTTATTCCCAATTAACTTAATTGGTGAGCTAGCAACACCATTATCAATGTCATTACGTCTATTCGGTAATGTATTATCTGGTACCGTAATGATGGGACTTATTTATGGATTAGTGCCAAAAGTATTGACTTTAGTTTGGCCATCTGTACTTCATGCATACTTCGACGTTTTCTCTGGTGCAATCCAGACTTACGTATTCTGTATGTTAACGATGGTATTTATTTCTCAAACATTTGACACAGAAGAAGCTTAGCCAAACGGATAAGTTTTCATAAAAACATAATTGAAGAAAAAAATAATTTTGAAAATTTAAGGAGGATTTCATTATGAATGGAATTACAGGACAAGATTTAATCGCAGCATGCTCAGCAATTGGCGCTGGTATCGCCATGATCGCAGGTGTAGGACCTGGTATCGGACAAGGTTACGCAGCAGGACAAGGTGCCGCAGCAGTAGGTCGTAACCCAGGTGCAAGAGGTAACATCATGTCAACAATGCTTTTAGGTCAAGCCGTAGCCGAGACTACTGGTCTTTATGGTTTCGCCGTAGCAATTATCTTATTATTCGCTAACCCACTTTTGTAAGAGGGACTTTGCTTTAAGAAAAAAACACATCTGAGTATGTGAATAAGCGAAAGGAGGCTTAAGAAGTGAGTGGTATGCCAATTGGAATATTAGAATCTGCGGTAAATGACCGTATTTTTGGTTTAGATTTTCAGTTAATTGCAGATACAATCATTCTTGCAATTGCTGTATTCTTTTTATTCGTTCTTCTATCCTACTTGCTATTTAATCCTGCAAGAGAATTTTTAAAGAAGCGTCAGCAGTTTGTTGCTAGTCAGTTAGAAGATGCAGCAAAAGATAAAGAAGAAGCGAAAGCTTTCAAAAATGAGTATGATCAAAAATTAAAAGTTGTGAATAAAGAAGCGGAAGAAATTCTAAGCGATGCAAGAAAGAAAGCATTGAAACAAGAAACAGCCATTGTCAACGAAGCAAAAGAAGAAGCGCATGTTATTAAAGAACGTGCTTACAAAGATATTGAACTTGAAAAGAGTAAAGTTCAAAACGAAGTAAAACAAGAAATGATTGATGTGGCTTCAGCGATGGCTTCTAAATTTGTAGCAGCTTCCTTAGATGATGCGAAACAGCAACAATTAATTGATGAAGCTTTAAATGAAATGGGTGATGGCACATGGCAAAATTAGTTTCTAAAACTTATGGTGAAGCTTTGTTTGACCTTGGTGTAGAAGAGAATACGCTCGATGTCATCCTCGAAGAAATTGAAGTTGTTAAAGAAGCATTTGAACAAAATGAGGATTTATCAAAATTTTTAAATCATCCGAAGATTACAAAGGAAGAAAAAGTTTCTGTCATTGAAAATATTTTCAAAGGTAGAATTTCGGATTCTGTAGTAGGCTTCTTGGTGATTATTGTTGATAAAGGTAGATATAATGATATTGAGGCAATATTTGATTATTTTATCGCTAAGGTAAGAGAGTATCACAATATTGGAGTTGCATTTATTACAAGTGCAGTTGAATTATCAGATCAACAAAAAGATCAAATTGAAAAGAAATTACTCGCAACAACAAAATATGTTCAGTTCGAAATGCATTATGCAGTGGATAAATCCATTCTTGGTGGATTAATCATCCGAATTGGAGATCGTGTTGTGGATAGTTCTATTAGAAATCAGCTGAGAACAATGGCGAAAGCCTTAGCTTAAGATAACTTATAAACAGAAAGAAGGTGCATAGGTATCATGAATTTAAGACCGGAAGAAATTAGTTCTGTTATTAAAGAACAGATTAAAAACTACAGTACTAAACTTGAAGTATCTGATGTAGGTACTGTAATCCAGGTAGGTGATGGTATCGTTCGTATCCACGGACTTGAAAATGCCATGCAAGGTGAATTGTTAGAATTCCCAAATGAAATTTTCGGTATGGTACTTAACTTAGAGGAAGACAATGTTGGTGCAGTATTACTTGGTGACGCGAAAAACGTTAACGAAGGCGATACAGTAAAAACAACAGGTAGAGTAGTTGAGGTACCAGTTGGTGATGCTATGTTAGGACGTGTTGTCAATTCTTTAGGACAACCAATCGATGGTAGAGGACCTATTGCGTCCACTAAATATCGTGCAATCGAACGTGTAGCATCAGGTGTTATTTCTAGAAAATCAGTAGATACACCATTACAAACAGGTATTAAGGCAATCGATGCCATGGTGCCAATCGGTAGAGGACAACGTGAGTTGATCATCGGTGACCGTCAGACTGGTAAAACAGCCATCGCAATTGATACTATCATTAACCAAAAAGGCCAAAACGTAAAATGTATTTACGTTGCAATCGGTCAAAAAGCTTCTACTGTTGCAAACATTGTTAAGACATTAGAAGATAATGGTGCAATGGATTATACAACAATCGTAGCAGCTACAGCAAGTGAGCTTGCTCCATTACAATATATCGCTCCATATTCTGGTTGTGCAATCGGTGAAGAGTGGATGGAAAATGGCCAAGATGTATTGATCGTATACGATGATTTAAGTAAACATGCTACTGCATATCGTACACTTTCCTTACTTCTTAAGAGACCACCTGGTCGTGAAGCTTACCCTGGTGATGTATTCTACTTACATTCCAGATTGTTAGAACGTGCAGCAAGATTATCCGATGAACTTGGCGGAGGATCTATTACAGCACTTCCAATTATTGAAACACAAGCTGGTGACGTATCTGCATACATCCCAACTAATGTTATCTCCATCACTGATGGTCAGATCTACCTTGAAACAGAAATGTTTAACGCTGGTTTCAGACCTGCAATCAATGCCGGTTTATCTGTATCCCGTGTAGGTGGTTCTGCACAGATCAAAGCGATGAAGAAAATTGCAGGTCCTATCCGTACAGAGCTTGCTCAGTACCGTGAACTTGCATCTTTTGCTCAGTTTGGTTCTGACCTTGATGCTGAGACAAAAGAAAGACTTGCTCAAGGTGAACGTATTAAGGAAATGTTAAAACAGCCTCAATACAGACCAGTAGCAGTTGAAAATCAAGTTATTATTATCTATGCTGCAGTAAATAAATATCTTTTAGATATTGAAGTAGCTAAGATCCAAGAGTTTGAAAAAGGATTATTAGAATTTATCGCAACAAAATATCCTGAAGTTCCTACATCAATCAAGGAAACTAAGGTTATCAGCGATGAAATGGAACAAACTCTTATTAAAGCAATTACTGAATTCAAAAAAGAATTTGCAAGTAAATAGAGAGGTGTGATGATATGGCCTCAATGAGAGATATTAAAAGACGTAAAGAGAGTATTCAGAGTACTGGTCAAATCACAAAGGCGATGAAGCTGGTATCTACTGTTAAACTTCAAAAGTCTAAATCTCGAGCAGAGCAGTCAAAACCTTATTTTGACCATATGTATCATACCGTTAATTCCATGCTGAAAAAGGCTGGAGATATATCACATCCTTACCTTCAACCAGGTGAGTCCACGAAGAAAGCAGTTATTGTTATAACTTCTAATCGTGGTCTTGCCGGTGGATATAACTCAAATGTAATTAAGTTAATTACAGATGGCGAGTTAAATAAGGACGAGATTGAACTTTACACGGTAGGTCGTAAGGGCCGCGATACGTTGGTTCGAAGAGGATATGAAGTAAAGAAGGATTATTCTGAAGTGATCAATAATCCTTTATATAGCGACGCAGCCACAATTGGAACAGATGTCTTAGAGTCATTTGCAAATGGTGAAGTCGGCGAAATATATTTGGCTTATACAGTATTTAAAAATACAGTAAGCCAAGAAGCAACATTAATTAAATTACTTCCTGTTGATCAGAATTCTTCTGACGAGGAAGAGGCTCCACAAAATTCCATTGATGCATTGACATTAATGAATTTTGAGCCAGAAG carries:
- a CDS encoding ATP synthase F0 sector subunit a encodes the protein MGSQFAFLASSVQEVQGADTASSGVDIGINGYFDYSFFGHTVSITNTHIAILLVMVTLIIFAIVANRVIKNADPTKPPGGFLNIVEIIVEKIDGLTVANMGEEHGYKFANWIGTLFIFLLLSNISGLFGLRPPTADYGVTLSLGLITFFLIHYNGFKYQKFGHITGLFQPIPLLFPINLIGELATPLSMSLRLFGNVLSGTVMMGLIYGLVPKVLTLVWPSVLHAYFDVFSGAIQTYVFCMLTMVFISQTFDTEEA
- a CDS encoding ATP synthase F0 sector subunit c, translating into MNGITGQDLIAACSAIGAGIAMIAGVGPGIGQGYAAGQGAAAVGRNPGARGNIMSTMLLGQAVAETTGLYGFAVAIILLFANPLL
- a CDS encoding ATP synthase F0 sector subunit b; this encodes MSGMPIGILESAVNDRIFGLDFQLIADTIILAIAVFFLFVLLSYLLFNPAREFLKKRQQFVASQLEDAAKDKEEAKAFKNEYDQKLKVVNKEAEEILSDARKKALKQETAIVNEAKEEAHVIKERAYKDIELEKSKVQNEVKQEMIDVASAMASKFVAASLDDAKQQQLIDEALNEMGDGTWQN
- a CDS encoding ATP synthase delta chain — translated: MAKLVSKTYGEALFDLGVEENTLDVILEEIEVVKEAFEQNEDLSKFLNHPKITKEEKVSVIENIFKGRISDSVVGFLVIIVDKGRYNDIEAIFDYFIAKVREYHNIGVAFITSAVELSDQQKDQIEKKLLATTKYVQFEMHYAVDKSILGGLIIRIGDRVVDSSIRNQLRTMAKALA
- a CDS encoding ATP synthase alpha chain, translating into MNLRPEEISSVIKEQIKNYSTKLEVSDVGTVIQVGDGIVRIHGLENAMQGELLEFPNEIFGMVLNLEEDNVGAVLLGDAKNVNEGDTVKTTGRVVEVPVGDAMLGRVVNSLGQPIDGRGPIASTKYRAIERVASGVISRKSVDTPLQTGIKAIDAMVPIGRGQRELIIGDRQTGKTAIAIDTIINQKGQNVKCIYVAIGQKASTVANIVKTLEDNGAMDYTTIVAATASELAPLQYIAPYSGCAIGEEWMENGQDVLIVYDDLSKHATAYRTLSLLLKRPPGREAYPGDVFYLHSRLLERAARLSDELGGGSITALPIIETQAGDVSAYIPTNVISITDGQIYLETEMFNAGFRPAINAGLSVSRVGGSAQIKAMKKIAGPIRTELAQYRELASFAQFGSDLDAETKERLAQGERIKEMLKQPQYRPVAVENQVIIIYAAVNKYLLDIEVAKIQEFEKGLLEFIATKYPEVPTSIKETKVISDEMEQTLIKAITEFKKEFASK
- a CDS encoding ATP synthase gamma chain, yielding MASMRDIKRRKESIQSTGQITKAMKLVSTVKLQKSKSRAEQSKPYFDHMYHTVNSMLKKAGDISHPYLQPGESTKKAVIVITSNRGLAGGYNSNVIKLITDGELNKDEIELYTVGRKGRDTLVRRGYEVKKDYSEVINNPLYSDAATIGTDVLESFANGEVGEIYLAYTVFKNTVSQEATLIKLLPVDQNSSDEEEAPQNSIDALTLMNFEPEAEEALNMIIPKYLKSLIYGALVESLASENGARMQAMDSATNNAEEMINHLSLSYNRARQASITQELTEIVAGASAIE